tgtaatcagtttcttaatgtactaggcttagacttgtgttttTGCTTGGTGATTTACTTTTTTCTattacttgaaatcacttaaatcctactttttatacttaataaaagcacttttgtttattaatgaacccagagtaagtgattaatatctgggggagcaaaccTCTCccatgcatatctctctatcagtgttacagagggcagacaatttatacgtttaccctgtataagctttatacagagtaaaacagatttatttgggggttggatcccattgggaactgcaTATCTGGAGATAGATAACCTGCTGagttgttttcagttaaagcctgcagctttgggggcatagCCCAGACCCCGGGTCtttgttgcagcaggctagcatgtctggctcaacaaggctgGGTTCTAGAGTCCCAAGTTGGCAGGGAAAAAGGACTTAAAGGTAAGtttagcacatcaggtgacagtcccaaggtgATCTCTGTGACAAAACCTGTCacaggggggaggaaaaaaaaatcagacacccTCCCACTGACTTGTTTACTAATGTGTTCATTCATGCTTTATTAATAGTGATAGTGGTTTTGTATGCTAAGATACCAAAAGCCAAATCTGTTCCCCATGCAGAAGGGCCCTCCTTACTGAGGAAACTTCTAGCAACATTGGTAGGTAGTGGGGACTCCCTGCTGTCTACCACTTAGGGTGGTAGACAGGTTATTTTTCATGTCTATAAATAACTTTTACTCAAATGAAACTTTAGGTTGCAGTCTCACAATCTGATCTGCCCAAGCAAAACTTTCCATCCATTCAGTTCCTTATCAGTGAGCTTTTGTGGAGTTGCAGAAATCTGTCTTCACGGAACAGACTGCAGTATTGGACCATTAGAGAAGGGGTTTTACTCATACAGGATTTCCATGTAGCATTTAGGTTTTCATTCAGCAATTTAtagtttgacttttatattaCACTTTTGGGTTCCCACTGTAAATGACTGAATTAACTACTTGATACTTATTGTCTCTTTGCTGGCTGATCTCTTCAAAATGATTCTAAATCAGTGTTTTACATATATTCCATCAAAATAAACATTATCCAAGTAATCATCCACAGCACAGATAAgcattattgttttgtttgtacTGCTCTTCGCTAGGTCCCCATTGTGAGTTTCTGTGGGGACGACTTCTTCATCCTCAGCTCATGGTGCTGCACCACTAATTAGCCAAACCCTTGTAGGCCCACATAGCGTATGGAGGAAGGGGAGGGCGCAGGGCAAGGGACGGATAGAAGCTGGTGCAATAATAAGCAACTCCCTTGTATTTTGGTGGTGCTTGAGCAGCGCCTAAAGTGAATGGTAGCAAGTTATCAATAGCCGTAATGTGCTTATTGAATAGTCATACATAGGCCTCTATCAAACCAGCAGGGTATCCCTTTAGTTTGACTTGGGTTAGTTCTGATGGCTTAGCTGTTCTGTAAAGCACTAACTAATTATATTGCGGTATCACGCTAACACCCTCTCTATTTATCCAAGTACTAAGTGAGTCAAGTATCCGTCAGTGGGGCTGTGCTAGTGCATGAAGAATCTATAGTTAGTCGCTCAACTAAATTCAAGATAACTCTTGAACAGGTACACTGCATAAAGTTAAGAGACTGGTCCTACTCTTACACTGGCCTTAACACTCACTTAGCACAGCACATTAATGTAATTCTTTTGTAATTCACCATCCCATTCTAGTTGAGTGCTTTCTTCTTGGTTGGGAAAAAGGTAGGATACACTACAGACCCATTTTGTCTTCCAAAATGTCATATGACACCATGACTAAGCAGAAACAAATTATGGGTGAATTGTCATTTTAATTAGCTGTGGTGATTAGCTGACCACGTGTTTCAGTCACAAGCATGTAAAGTGTCCCCAAAAAAGAAGTGAACATCACTCCTCACTACATCTGCAATCTAGTTGTGTATTTTAACCAGTCTCAACAAAAAGAAATTACCATTGTAAAGGGGTGAATGGGTTAGGACTCTGGTTTTAAACACCTGGGATCAAGTCTCTTTTTCTGTGACTTCCCAAGTCAATTAGCTCCAGATCCTCACAGATATGTAGGTATGTAACcctgattgaaatcaatgggagtgaggTGTTTAAACACCTTTGAGGCTCTGGTCCTCCGTTCCCCATTTGCAAAAAAGGAATTACTGTACTGTCCTACCAAACAGGTGATGTGAGGATATGTACATTGAAATGCTGATCGGAGCCATGTAAGTGTGTTAGGTAAAAGACAGAGTCATTAATCTTCAAGCAGTCTTATATTTAGAAGTGGTGTAAAAATAGACATGGAGgggaaatttcattttcaaaatgtagaaatGCAGTTCTAAAGCATAGGAGTCAGGTAATGATGGATACagcttttaaatataaaagtcaGATTCAGCATAATATTTGAATACCTactattaaaaaatatttactaaaaatCTTCTCCCCCTACATTAGTGAGGCCTAGTAAAACTGGTCAGAGAAGAGTACAATGGATTATTTTAGTTCTATTCTTTCATCATTAGAACTCCTGAACTCTTATGAAAACGGGTATATCCATAATGTCACAATTTTCATCCTCAAATCCAGATTTAACAGGTACTTCTGTACTCATTAGCACACTATTATTATGTTGGATGGTGGACAGCCCTTCGATGTCATTTGACATACAATGTATGAGCCTAAAGCCTGCTGCCTAGGTCTTAAACAAGTTCCCTTCCCTTAATGTTTTCCCTAAATGTATGGATTAAACTGTGCTCTGACAATCAAATTCTAGAAAACAGTTATGCAATGTTAATAAAGCCATATGGGGTGAACTGTTGGAGAATTTTGTGCAAATAAATATTCCATGTTTCAGTCCCTGAGGAAAGACCAACACATGGTCCAAAATATTTATTCAATAACTGTGCAATGGCACATTAAACTAGCAGGTTGGCTTTATTGTATACTCTGTGCAGGAAAAGACTGTTTATTTCTGTGCCAACTTTACTCAAGCCGTAAACCGTAAAAAACACTAGCCCACAAATTCTCCATGTTCACATCCTGCAGTTATTTATGCTGCTTATCTCTAAGAATTTGCCCCAGTCTGGCTAACGGAAGGGAATATCACATGAACACAGGCCCCTACTTAAAACGAAACAAGCTATCGCTGTCATCAAGAAATATTCTGATAGTAGTGAAAGGACTTTACTGCTTCCTTGACTTCAGGTTGCTAAGAGTTTAAAGCTACAATAAGGAGAAACCAAGTTCCTGAAGAGGCTGACAGTTGAGGAAATCATGCAGTTCTACACTGAGTATTCTGTGTACTGGTGCAGTTTTAGCACTGTGATTAGCACTTGATGTTACATGTATAAGATAGTAGCTTCACCTTCTGTTTCAGCAAAAGATATAGGACAGAAGTCTTTCAGATCAAACACCACTTCATTTTAGACTTAAATGATAGATCTGAGTGATTTAAACTTTTATAATCTATACTTTGTCAAGAAAACCCAAATATGTATGCTTAAATATGAGTACAGATTAAATTAATTGGCAAATATTGTTAGCATGCTGTGTTGTATTATGTCAAAACAAGCCCATCTCTCCCAAATGCCctagaaaacaaaaaataagtgaTTGTGCATTGCATGATGATACCATTAGGTGTGCAACTTTGGTTCATGCAAAGTCTTCTTTCATGGACACACTGCTTCAAGTCCCAGACTCATGAATGTCCTGCCACATCTTCAGCCATGTTCTTTCCACAATACCAAATGAATACTGTGGTCTGGCATACTGGTGGCAAAAACCAGGCCCATGTCATTTTGGCCATCTAGTCCATTTAGCCAAGACATTTCACCAGCCAAAAAGCTCGAACCTCTCTTTGACTTTCTATATTCTGGCAGTGGCCAGCGGCTAATCAGTTTTTCTGTCCTCAAGTCCATTATATACAGGTATTTGTTATCAAATAATAGGGCAAATATATCTCCAAAGCCCAGCAAGGACAAGTTTGCAAAATCAGGAGGTTTGATGACCCTGAAAGATAAGACAGTGTTTAAATCAGAATTGGTATCACTGTATATTATGAAACTTCATCCCCTATATGCATCTACAGAGAGAGGAAATTGGAGTCTAAGGACAAAATGATCTAAGGAAGAAGTAATTAGTTTCCCTAAAGAGCTGTCAATATGCCTTAATCCAGGCCTGCTCTAGGTTCACTCCTTCTTATTTGAACATGTCCCACAAAGATATATTTGAAGCCAGATTAGGAGGTGAAACTACCCAAGGCAGGTAACAAAGGCAAAACTGTGCTTTTCTTTTGGGTTAGAGACACAGCTGGCTGAATGAGCTAGGATCCTTCGAAAGAGGTCTGTCAGTATTTCCATAATAAATCCTATTCTTGGGAAATTATGATTTTGGATGCCAACGCTATTCTGGGACTGAGCATACAATTAAGAGTAACGCCAGAACAGAATTTAATCTTCTCTGACCCCCTCACCTGCAGTTTGCAGGACATCTGATTACGTCATTCCACTAAATTCTGAGATGTTTTATGATGCGTCTCAAGCCCAACAGTACCGCGAGAGGGATCGTCCTTACGCTTCCTTGTCCCACCAAATGGCTCTGTAGTCTACCTTAGTGGTTTTGAACcagattgttttttaaacctCAACAGTAAAGCTTCACATGCAAAGTTAGTCTCAAACTGAAAGATGTACCTGAGAATGTCATAGCTGGCAAAGTCCCACTGGTACAATCCTAAAGCTGAACTGCACACTATGTATTTACCATCAAAGTGCAGTCTGGGCTGCAGTGAGATGCTGCGATCTTCAGATACAGACAGGGTTTTTAAGCATTTGCAGTTTATTTCTCTTCCAATAGGCCAaatctgcaatttaaaaaaaatcctgtttttcaTACTATAAAGCATCTCAAGCTGTAAACTGCTACATGAACAGAGAGTGATTGCTTTGCACTTATTTATGTGGTAGTCATTCTGGGCTGCCAACAACTAGTGAATTTAGACAAATTATATTTCAGACGATTTCTGGAAGTGGAGTTCCTGACCACAGAAGGTATTTGGTTTTCAGGTTTTTCTTGCTTTCAGTCTACAGAAGAGTAGTAGTATTGACTGTGTGTGTCTTGACTCAAGCCTGAAGTGTTCCTCTGAAGAGACTTTTTTAGTTAATATTCAATCTCTTGCATACAGATTAAGTGAATGAGGAAAACAGAATAGTTTTAGCAACAACATGTTTCACCAAATCTTTTGCTAGTCCTCTTAACTATATTAACTTTCTCTACCCAATCAGAAGATTAATAAAGTCCCAATGAGCACACTTATGAGAAACATTGTGAAGCTCTAAACTATTTATTAAAATCAGAACTCCTCCTCCCAAACTATATGCCCCCCTACTGAAGAAGAGTTTGCAACAAGAATATACTTGGCAGAGGCTGAAGGCCTTACTACAAACCCAGGGCTACCCACTTAATGCACACCCAGCCATCTGATATTCAGTCTTAAAAGAAAAGCATAGAACCACCACTAGCTTTCAAAGACCCATTTGTCTTCTATACAGTGCTTCACTGATAGGCTATGGGGAAAAATCCATGTACTCTTAAAAGCGCCAATGAATTTCCTAAATGCAAAAAGTACCATACTTCTCTGCACTGTGATACACATTTAAACAGACACAGTACATACCTTGATTTCATACTTATCTGCACTTAAAAGAATATAATCCCCAGGACTATGCATGAGAGATTTGACTTTACACTTCTGCAAAACCACCTGCAATTGAAGAAATAGTTAAATAAGTCTAAAGCTCACTAAACAGATTCCCAAGttcataaaatattaaattaccTATTCAAATCTAGGTAAAACTTGCTCTAGTTTATTGACAATTTGAGTAATGGAGGTTTAAATACTGATAATAGAGGTTTAAAAACATTGCAATTTTGCTATGACTGTGCCTTTGGGGCACAGGTTCTTTTAAGGAAGAATACTTTGTCATCAAAAAGAACCCAGAACAATTAAGACTTTGTGTTCCCACTGCTGACAACTCATTGTGATAGAAAATCCTTTCATGTTAAGCTTGATTCTAGAATCACCCTGACTAGCTAAGAACTAAGCATTCCAGCTTCCTCATTTGAGAAAACTTTGCTCACCTTCATTTTGACTGTACACTTTACAGACAAGCAGCACTTTTTTTCATTGTAATTATGCCTTTCAAAGTAGCTTGGCTTCAGTACAATCACACTCATTCCTGGAATAAAACATTGAACCCTAATCATTCCATTCACTTTGCTATAGGAACTACTTCATGTAAGTGGATTGAATGTTTTCACTGTAGCTTTTGTAAGTGCCTCTTCTATGAAATATAACtatagccgtgttggtcccaggatattagagagattagataggtgaggtaataactttagtacctttcccagacctgaagagctctgtgtggcttgaaagcttgtctccctcaccaacaaaagtcggtccaataaaagatattacctcacccaccttgtctctcttctgCCAAAGGGTTATTTTCTAACATTTTAACAGCGATTTCCTTTGAATCAAAACTGACAATCCCTGCGTCAACCACTTATCTCTGGTTACTGACAGCCCACCCCCTGTACGGCTGCAAGTGAAGGAATACCACTTGAGGAGATATGGGATGTGTGTAAAACACATGCACAGTATTATCTTGCAAAGCAAGATTTGACTACATCAATACAACCCTACCTTAGTGACCCATTCAGTGTGTCCAGTAAATGTATTCAGGCACATTCCTGTTGATAAGGCCCATACTTTCAAAGTGAAGTCTGCAGAACCACTGACCAGAACATCGAGTTCATCATTGTAGTCCACACTAAAAACTACAAGCAAGAAGGATTTTAAATGAGTAGCACCACTCTCTACATTTATCCTCATCTCATCTGAGATGAGGGTACCAGGCCAAGACTAATAACCTCAATCTTCAAAGGTTCTAATGGTTCAGATTGAATGGTTACTTTAAATACATGTATCTGTTATTTCCACCCCTTAAATTCCCAAGGCTATTGGTTCTTCTCCATGAAATTAGAACAGTATCTCAATTAGCAGGGTTATTTTTTGACTGATGTATGAATTAAGTGTAGTGTAACCTAATTATTTAGGCCAGTCCCATTGTAGGTGTTCCAgaagtaattttgttttaaatatcctAGTTCTGAAAAGCCTTAGCCcatcaaaaaaaacaaaaacttactACATTTAAAGCCTCAGCTGTTCTGGTAGGCAGCCTCCTGTCCTCGGTGCAAGATGAATTTCTAAGTGGTCAGGTTTACATAGCAGGATTAGTAAATTCCAGATACCCTTCCAACTCAAAGGGGCAAACTGTGGGCCCACAAGACAGCCCAAATAACCAAGCTCTACATGAGGGAGACTTGGAAGAAGGTTGGAGAGAGGGAATTCTCCTTCCAGGgtgtggagctgcagctgctacTGCAGCCTGTTACACCTGCTGTGACCCCCTCCAGAGGAAGAGAGATGTGAAGAGTTACCAGGGATACAGGCAAGTTCAGATCCACCGGCCCTACCTCATTCCTCTACACAAATCCTCCCCCGGCTTGGGATGTAAGTGGCTCTGGCAAATTGTGCTCCATGTCACACTGAGCAGGCATCAAGTACTATACTACCAGAACTATACAACTTGTATTGTGTCCATGTCCATGCAGACCAGGGTGTCCCTAAGCCTAGGACTTACCCCAAAGAGCAGGCAGAGCTAGTGTGCATATTTGTAGATATTTTTTGGTCAGGTTCCCCCTCAAAAGAGATGAGAAACTGATTCACAATATGAAACTCACAGCACAAGTAGCAGTGTCTGCTGTACAATGGTCCAATTCCAACCTCCGTTTCTAATTTGACAGGGATAAAGTCACAATTTGACTGGTTGACTTAAAAGTTGAATAAAAGCTCAACATACCTGCACCGGTATGCCCTCTGAAATGTTGGATCTTGGCCCCTGAGCTCCATTCCCAACAGGCTACTGTGTTATCAAAGGATCCCGTTACAAGCTTTTGCTCATCAAACTTCACTGTAGCACAAGTGTGTGTCTGGATACCATATATGCACTGCCCTGTGCTTACATCCCACAGCTTTGCAGACAGGTCATCTGAACCTATAGTTTAAGAACACGGTAGCTGGTTGCATTAAAGTGACAGTTAATTCCCAGACTTATACTGGGCTTTTCCCCATGTTTGTCTTAAATTAAGTATTTCCTCTCTACTCACGTAGTGTGAGACTTATTTAATGAGGAAAGTTCTAGTTTTCAGGGAATGATGAAGTCTCAACATTACACAAACACAACTGAAACAGTTTCAACTTAATTGGTAGGTGCATGGCCTCCCAGTTTGCCACCTTCACTCCTTACAATTCCATCCCTCTTCCAACACCACCCCCAGCACAGCTATCATAAATCAGATTAAACAAATTATATTGTTACAAAATAAATGGTAAAGCTCAAAGATGAGAAATCTTTAAGCATCATAATAGACTCCAAGGGTACTGGGCTTCCTACCTGTACAAAGAAGACCATCTTTATAGTAAAGTGCA
This region of Eretmochelys imbricata isolate rEreImb1 chromosome 16, rEreImb1.hap1, whole genome shotgun sequence genomic DNA includes:
- the FBXW2 gene encoding F-box/WD repeat-containing protein 2 isoform X1 — its product is MEKKDFEAWLDNISVTFFSLTDLQKNETLDHLISLSGAVQLRHLSNNLEILLKRDFLKLLPLELSFYLLKWLDPQTLLTCCLVSKQWNKVISACTEVWQTACKNLGWQIDDSVQDPLHWKKVYLKAILRMKQLRDHEAFETSSLIGHSARVYALYYKDGLLCTGSDDLSAKLWDVSTGQCIYGIQTHTCATVKFDEQKLVTGSFDNTVACWEWSSGAKIQHFRGHTGAVFSVDYNDELDVLVSGSADFTLKVWALSTGMCLNTFTGHTEWVTKVVLQKCKVKSLMHSPGDYILLSADKYEIKIWPIGREINCKCLKTLSVSEDRSISLQPRLHFDGKYIVCSSALGLYQWDFASYDILRVIKPPDFANLSLLGFGDIFALLFDNKYLYIMDLRTEKLISRWPLPEYRKSKRGSSFLAGEMSWLNGLDGQNDMGLVFATSMPDHSIHLVLWKEHG
- the FBXW2 gene encoding F-box/WD repeat-containing protein 2 isoform X2 gives rise to the protein MEKKDFEAWLDNISVTFFSLTDLQKNETLDHLISLSGAVQLRHLSNNLEILLKRDFLKLLPLELSFYLLKWLDPQTLLTCCLVSKQWNKVISACTEVWQTACKNLGWQIDDSVQDPLHWKKVYLKAILRMKQLRDHEAFETSSLIGHSARVYALYYKDGLLCTGSDDLSAKLWDVSTGQCIYGIQTHTCATVKFDEQKLVTGSFDNTVACWEWSSGAKIQHFRGHTGAVFSVDYNDELDVLVSGSADFTLKVWALSTGMCLNTFTGHTEWVTKVVLQKCKVKSLMHSPGDYILLSADKYEIKIWPIGREINCKCLKTLSVSEDRSISLQPRLHFDGSSNLLILQTCPCWALEIYLPYYLITNTCI